Proteins encoded together in one Triticum dicoccoides isolate Atlit2015 ecotype Zavitan chromosome 7B, WEW_v2.0, whole genome shotgun sequence window:
- the LOC119341099 gene encoding uncharacterized protein LOC119341099, translating to MPFSLELKRMQAWLLTEPPNSTIQCCRFMFLGKKSLSISYIGDAGELIWENVDVKAFGHDGSFYWFSVQLKMAQIGPSLNIHVLDRGWGWSPAQEVQIGAEDSSMMQQLKAEDFEGCHI from the exons ATGCCCTTTTCTCTTGAGCTGAAACGCATGCAAGCATGGCTGTTGACCGAGCCCCCTAATTCAACTATTCAG TGCTGCAGGTTCATGTTCTTGGGGAAAAAATCGTTGTCTATTTCCTATATTGGTGATGCGGGTGAACTGATTTGG GAAAATGTCGATGTTAAAGCATTTGGTCATGATGGATCATTTTACTGGTTCTCAGTTCAACTCAAGATGGCTCAGATAGGACCAAGTTTGAATATTCATGTGTTGGATAGGGGTTGGGGTTGGTCTCCTGCACAAGAG GTGCAAATTGGAGCAGAAGATTCGTCTATGATGCAGCAGCTCAAAGCTGAAGATTTC GAAGGATGTCATATCTGA